One Triticum dicoccoides isolate Atlit2015 ecotype Zavitan chromosome 3B, WEW_v2.0, whole genome shotgun sequence genomic window, TTTTTGGTGAGGCAGTTGATAAGAAAGATGAATATGCCAAAATCTTCACATGCCCAGTGGGTACATTGCCCATGAAATATATAGGGTTACCCATTGACAAAAATAGAGTTAGCAATAAACATTGGAAGCCCCCAGAGACTAAGATGGAAAAAAATGTGAAACCTGGCAAGGTAGATTACTAGCCAGTGCAGGGAGAGTAACCTTGATTCATTCGGCCCTTACAGGCATACCTTATTTCATGATGTCCTTTTATGGGCTTCCAATGGGGGTTGAAAAACGTATGGATTTTTTTAGAGCCAGACTGTTGTGGCAAGAAGATGATCAGAAGAGAAAATACCATTTGGTGAAATGGTCTAAAGTGTGTAGGCCAAAAGACATGGGGGGCCTGGGGATTCAAAATCTGGCTTGTATGAACAAAGCATTGCTCTGTAAGTGGTGGTGGAAATTATATACAACTGAGGGTTTTTGGCAAAACATCATTCTCGAAAAATATCTTAAAAATAGAACTTTGGGCAATGTTCAGGCCAAACAGGGAGATTCCCAGTTTTGGAGGGATATATTAAAACATAGAGACCATTTTGTCTCTTTATGCAAATTTAAAATTGGAGATGGAAAAAGAACTCGATTTTGGGAAGATTGGTGGATTGGCAATGCTCCATTAAACAAGAATTTCCCTAGACtgtatgatctctgctttgacaaaaagAAAACAGTTAAAGAAGTTCTTGATAATGGATTGATAATGTTTAATTCAGAAGAACTTTGCTAGGAGATGCAAAAGAGCCGTGGGGGCATATTAGAGAGGCTTGTAGTTCGGTGACACTGAATGAGAATAAAGATGAAATAAAATGGACTCTGAATAAAAAAGGAGTATATATTGTCAAGTCCTTCTACAGACACCTGATTGAAAATGGTGTCAAGTATCCACATCTATACATGTGGAAGATTAAAATGTCACCTAGAATCAAGGTGTTCATGTGGTTGGCGCTTAGGAAAAGTATACTTACAAAAGATAATTTGATTCGTAGGGGGTGGAAAGGAGATGATAAATGTCATTTTTGTGGCCAAAAAGAGAACATAAATCACCTTTTCCTGTCCTGTTCTGTTGCTAGATTGTTGTGGAATATTTTAAAATGTGCTTTCAATCTAAGAGATATACCAGATACATTAGATGATGTTATGAAAACCTGGGTAAATACCTTTGGAAAAGAAGAAAAAAGTCTGGTCATGATAGGAGTATCAGCGATTTGCTAGACTATTTGGAAACTTAGAAATAGTGTGTTCTTTGACAACAATAGGATGAATGACCCCTGTGTTCCTGTTACTTTGTTTCTTAAAAACTTAAATGATTGGAATATTTTGCAGACAAATCCCGCAAGAAGTGAGTTGATGGAGGCTGGAGTGAAGCTAGTAAGTGAGGTGGCAGAGGAAATTTTCAAAGCAGCTCATGGGTGGCGCCTGAAGACTGGAAGAATCGAAGGGTGATTAGACCTCTCTGCTGCGATGAAGAGTTTCTGTTCCTATCATTTCAATTTCTGGCTTGCTTCATTTTGCTGTAATATGACAAAGTGGATGGCCTTGTAAGCGCTTATGTTAAAACTGTAATGTTGGTGTAGCCTCTGTTCTTATAACAAAGGTAGTAACGCTCTGGGGGCTGGATTTTTCATGAATTCAGGCCTCAGACCACTCCCGTAGGGGTTCTTCCTTTGCCTTGAGGGtttcggggaggggaagggatggcttctccttcttcctcaatcTGGCATTTGAAGCCTTTCGTAGGGGAGTGGAGTATCATGTTGGGcggtttcttcttttttctttattgtagcaagacttggtgatttctattaatggaaatcggAGAGAATGCTCTCTTTTATCAAAAAAAAGCTTGTATTGCTCCATGTGCAGACATGAGTTTTATCAGAGCCGGTGAAGCATTTGCACTTAAAGCTACCTCTGACTCCTTCGTTCACTGTTTAGTGGCTAGGCCATCAATAATCCAAAATCCATTGCCAAATCTAAAAGTCAGGTTTGATGAATCCAACAACTGGCAGCAGCAAAAACCTTCAAGATATTGCTTTATCCATTGGGCAATCTGCAGCAGTATATCTACTTACTTGGCAATGACAAACATATACTGATCGATGATATACACTTGTAGATTATGGTGAATTGTACTTACCCGCACTTATCTTTTAGTCTGGACAGAGCTTGGCGATCCAGAGGGTGCTGGTCTCCGTCGGTGGACATTCGATGACAAATGAAAGAAACAGAGGCAACCAATTCAGCGAGGCCGCCCACCTAGCAAAACGCACCAAAGAACCAATTCTTTCttaaaaagagaagaagaaggcgAGGCCCAATCTCAGCCGCCATCTGTCCTTACCTGCCTATGTCCGGCGGGCCGATGGGGGCCCAACCTGAGGCGACATGGCGAGAGAAGAAGGCGTCGGCACTGTGCAGTCCGTCCATGGCGATGGAGACGCCCGGGCAGGAAGGGCTCAATCCGGATGAACCAGCCCGCACCGAGCCCGGCCGCCTCAACAGGAGCTCGTCTctttgcctgcctgcggctcaccggagccaccaccgccggcgaccgccTCCCTCACCTTGTGCCCCTTCTCCTTCGCCTTTCTTCCTCTCTTCCCCGAGGAGCGGGGAGCCGGCGAATCCGTCGGTCAGGAGCTGCGCGGCACCCTCCATCATCGCCGCCGTTTGGGAAGGGACGCGGTCCTGGTCGATGCAGTGTTGGGCGGGCGGCGCGGGGCAGGAGGTGCCGGCGGGATGGAGGTACATGCGATGGGGCACCGGCAAacagaggcgggcggcggaggtgcTACAGGAGCGGCGCTCAAGCGCGAGGTGAGGAGAAGGAGCGGAGGAAGGGGAGGCTGGAGGTGATCCTCGCTGATGATGGTGGGACGCAGGCGTGAGCGGGAGGATGAGAGGAAACGGGACAGCGGCCTGCTGGTGGCTGCCGGCGACGGCGGGTGGCGAGGGATCGTCGGAGCGGCATCATGGACGCCGGCGCCAAGCGGGCAGAATGGATAAGGAATATAAGGACTGACTGCAGACTGCGGGCTAAATTCCAACTAATGCAGGGGCTGTTTTGCAAAAATGAAACGTTTTTTGAGGAACTCACTTGATAAAGGACCGTGGGTTGAATTCAACAAACAAcaggggcttttttgcaaaaagGCAATGATGGACGACTAGAAACCtagtttgctttattattaggtaaagataaagattgtTGAGTCCTAGAGTCATAGATTGTTGCTGGACGAATATGGGAGGAATTTGCGGGTTGCCGTTTGAAATGCCCTAATAGAAGCAATCCGTGTTTTTTGTTATTGTTTAGTCCTAGAGTTGTAGATTGttaaacagttttgctaaagcacatgtagatgtgctctaagtattgcACATTTAAGTGTCATGTCATCGATTTTACGCTAAGATTCGTGCAAgcatttcttttgtctttttttcttttttttctaatttgattgactcacttagatgtgcaatatatctagatgtgctctagacaAATCCTTTGTTAAAATCCCGCTGTGAAATTTTTGTTGTCTCAGCCCCAGATGAAGTGTATTTATTTGTGCAGTTACCTCTTTGCTAAGTACAGAAAGGAAGTAGTCCTTCATGTTGGTTTTACCATGAAAACACTATGGAAATGCTTCCTTCCGTAACAGTGTGGATCTGCTACGAATCTGATGCCCTGAACAGATCAACTGCAGCACCGGAACCTTATTAGTTAAGGTCTCAACGTTTCCATGATAGTTCAGGCTGATCTTTAGTATTGAAGACGGCAGTTCAATTGGCACCAACAGTTTTCTCCGCATTTGTGTCATTGTGTGGTGGCGCCGTCAGATTCTTCTACATTTGCAGCAAAACATATCACGGGGAAGAAAATCCGAACATGCAGATGAAGGAGAGCAGCCGTGCATCCGGCACTATTAACTTAGGAAAACATGAATGGCGCACATCGATgaaacacatactccctccgtaaactaatataagagcgtttagaacactattttagtgatctaaacgttcttatattagttCACAGAGGGAGTATTTTGCCAAGCAGGATTCAGTTAATGCAGCTACTAGCGGATTAAAATCTTCTGTAATCCTTCAAAGCCTACGGTACCAGCCACCAGTGGAAAATAATGATGCGGGTGCATAAAAGCTATTTACAGCATTGGCTTGGATGTCGTTTCAAGCCTATGCATACCGGCAGAGCCTCATTCACCGCAGGATAGAACAACCGCTACAGAAATACGCTGGTCGCCATCCTTCAGAACCGAAATATGATAGGCTTAGTTGGTCCGGTCTATCTGCCTATCTTATGCGTATTTAAGCTTGAACTAATGCAGAAGTATTAAGAGATAAATATAAAATTCCCATGCCTGTTGTCTGCTTTGCTTGATCTTTCATTAAGAACCGAAGCAAAGTGATCAACTATCTGCCATCTGGCTCCTCAGTGATGGTTACGCCATTATAGCTGCATGGAACATTAGCCGATTCATCTTCCTTAGTTGTCGTTAGGTTATAGTATGCCGGATGGTTAGGCTCCGGAAGAGCAACGCTCTCGCTGTTTAGCATCGTGACAACGTTTGACATGGTCGGTCGATCGTCTGCATGCTCCTGTACGCACATTAGTGCAATGTTAATGTACCTCCTAGCCTCCGCCGCATGGACCTCGTTAGCAATCGATGCTTCTAGAAGCTCGAGGCAACGTCCACCTTCCCACAGATTCCACTACTGCAGAAAGTTTATCGTTTGTCACATACAAAACAGGAAATTACTTCGGTCAAAAAGTAATATACAGACGAGAGTTTGCAGAATACTCACGTATCCAAGGAGGTTAAGAAAatcttcatgctcatggaaaccggAATTCCTTTTTCCGCTAAGGATCTCGAGAAGTAACACACCAAAGCtgaacacgtcagatttgaccgagTAAATGCCTTGAGATGCATACTCCGGAGACATATAACCACTGAAATGGGTTGGAAGCACAAAATTTAATGGTTGATGAATCAGATGATTAATGGTATTCTAATTAATTGTGTAATGTGCTTACTATGTTCCCACCACCCTCCCTGTACTTCCTTGAGTATCATTGGAGCTGAAAATTTTTGCTAGCCCAAAATCAGAAATTTTAGGATTCATGTCCTGGTCCAAGAGAATGTTACTGGCCTTAAGGTCTCTGTGTATGATGCGCAACCGAGAGTGCTTGTGGAGATATAGAAGACCTTGGGCTATCCCTTCGATTATCAAACATCTTTTATTCCAATCAACAAAAGTTGTTATGCTTTCATCTGTACAGTAGAGTGTGCACTTGATAGTATGGACgaaaccgaatctaaaatatggtaAAACTACAATGTGCATACCAAAGATAAAGAAGTCCAAGCTCTTATTTGGCAAATATTCATACACTAAAAGTCTTTCTTCTCCCTGAATGCAGCATCCCATGAGCTTGACCAGATTATTGTGTTGTAGTTTTGCAATAAGTTCAACTTCATTTTGGAATTTTGTGAAACCCTGTCCTGAATGTGAGGCAAGCCTTTTAACTGCAATCTCCATTCCATCTGGTAATTGCCCCTGGAAGTATGTAGAAAACTAGGGTATTAATTTTTGTACTAAAATTACAGAAAATAGATTACATGCACTCCATGGGAAAATGAATTTTGGTATATACAGCacatcatatactccctccattcctatacatttatctttctagagatttcaacaagtgactacatatggagcaaaatgagtgaatctacactctaagatatgtctatatatatccgtatgtggtagtccatttgaaatttctaaaaagacaaatattttggaacggagggagtataatacatGGCATTTTTTTGCGGCGGACAATACATGGCATTGATATTCCATTTCAGTGCATTACTTATTTCCTTCTGAGTTTCAGTCCATTGTCGAATAGGGTAAAATAAAAATGTTTATTAAGAGTTTCTTAATGTTTCCTTTTTGGTTTAAGGCTCCGTATAATTATGCTAATCATATTTGGTCGACATACATTTATAATACTGGATTTTAGGCTACATATATGTATATCAAGCAACTGTAtgtgtattttttttctttctaggGCAATGATAATAAGATAATATAGTATAATGGAATCGTGCGACTGTGCCTTTTTTGCCATAGGTTGCTAGTATACAAGATGGATGACACGATGACTTCCACTgtagatatttgaaattatatagaTAATTCTCCCACAAATAAGTTTGAAAACTACGCACATCATAGCACAATTCGTTATATATTGGGCTATTAATTGTAACTATAAATAACACTATTGGAAATATATCAGAATATATTTTAGGCGTGCACACATTTTGTAACAGTAAATAGCACTATTGTAAATATATGAGAATGTGTTTCAGGCGTGCACACATAAATGTATTGGTTAGTAGCCAGCTAAATCTCCATTTTATTGAAGCTAATCATGATTTAATACTTTTTTGGAATGAACATATATTTGAATATTTTCAAGACAACATATTACCTTGTAGACGGGCCAAAAACCACCTTGCCCAAGTAGGGTTTCTTTGGAGAAGTTGTGTGTAGCATGCAATATCAAAGAAAAGTCAAAGAGAGTGCACTCTGAACTCTTCTCTTCCAATCTCGGAACCAATGTGTCTTCTTTCAGCCTATTCATGGCAGCTTGATGGTGCAAGTTTACCTTTCCTAAATTGATAGGACACAGTCATATACACCATTTATCTGGGGCTAAAACCTAAAGACTGCCTACATTTATGTGTCTTCTTTCGTTTTAGAGGAATATTGTAGGAGCAATTTTAACATGCCGTTGATCTCACTAATTAGTGGTTTGATTAACTCTTACTCTATTACCTCACATGTAAAAATAGAAGGTAAGAGGAACCATGTTAAAAATTAT contains:
- the LOC119278681 gene encoding G-type lectin S-receptor-like serine/threonine-protein kinase SD1-1 isoform X1; this translates as MALARRFIFLFCAAVLAGLASASASPSRSLSDRASQASTGLTGRSLLQTKNDCPTDFESQNYTIITSKCKGLQHPTMECCAAFKEFSCPFAAYNNMQSTNCAATMLAYINVQGTYPAGLFDECLVGMEGVSCEAIPAIETGMSNGGQRVQGHKSRNSRQRALWIIAVAAPLLSILMCFICSAIWMRRRRTGKVNLHHQAAMNRLKEDTLVPRLEEKSSECTLFDFSLILHATHNFSKETLLGQGGFWPVYKGQLPDGMEIAVKRLASHSGQGFTKFQNEVELIAKLQHNNLVKLMGCCIQGEERLLVYEYLPNKSLDFFIFGMHIVVLPYFRFGFVHTIKCTLYCTDESITTFVDWNKRCLIIEGIAQGLLYLHKHSRLRIIHRDLKASNILLDQDMNPKISDFGLAKIFSSNDTQGSTGRVVGTYGYMSPEYASQGIYSVKSDVFSFGVLLLEILSGKRNSGFHEHEDFLNLLGY